GGCCCTGCCGCTGGTGCTGGTCAAGGAGGACCTGGGGCTCACGGTCGCCGCGATCGGGGCCTATGTGGCCTGGAAGGGGCCGCGGGTGACGGGGCTCGCCGTCGCCGCCTTCGGGGCCGGCGCGACGGCGCTGCAGATGCTCGTCGTCCTTCCACACTTCAACCCCCTCGGGCAGTTCGCCTATCTGCCGCCCGAGACCGCCGAAGAGGTCGGCATGCTGGCGCAGGCCGCCGGAGCCCTGTGGCCTCCGGTCAAGTGGCTGACGCTCTTCATGATCGTCGCGCCGACCGGCTTCCTGGCCCTCCGGTCTCCGATCCTGCTCGTCGCGCTGCCGACGCTGGCCTGGCGCTTCACGGGATCGAACCCCTTCTACTGGGGGATGGAGTTCCACTACAGCGCGGTCCTCATGCCCATCGCCTTCGCGGCCGCCGTTCACGCGGTCGCGAACGGCGTGACCCCGCGGCGGGTCGTGCCCGCCTGCGTCATCGGCGCGGTGGCCACGAGCGTCACCCTCTTCACCCACCCTCTGCACGAGGTCGTGCTGCCACGGACCTGGAGCGACTCCGCCTACGTCAGGACGTCGGACGCGCTGCTCGGGAAGATCCCCGACGGCGCCACCGTGGCCGCGTCGAACCGCCTGGCCGCCCAGCTCGCCGACCGGGCCGCCGTCAGCGAGGTATGTCTGTTCCCCCGCTCCTTCCCTCCGAAGGAGCGCCCCGAGTGGATGATCTACGACGCCGCCGACACCTCCGACCCGGAGTGCGCGACCGGCAAGGCGCTGGAAGCCGCCGACCCGGAGGTCCCCGGATACCGGGTCGTCGAGACGCGGGACGGCATCACCCTGCTCAGGCGTGCGGACGACGCGCGGAGTTCCCGGTAGGCCTCCCCCGGGACGGCGGGTGCCGGGTGGGTGAGCGGCAGCCGGACGAGGACGCCCGCGAGCGTGAGATCCGGGCGCGGTACGGACTGCCGCGGGCCCGGCCTATGCCAGCCGTCTCCCCAGGTACTCCCGCCAGTCGGCGGTGAACTCCTCGGGGGTGGTGTCGAGCACCTCGTGGAGGGCCGTCTCCACGGCGCCCTCCCGGCCCGGGTGCGCGCCCACCGCGCGATAGAAGTCGGTCAGCCTGGTCTCGCCCCAGCGGTCCGCGATCAGCTCACAGGCAAGCCAGCCGCCCTCGTACGCCCTGGCCAGCGCCTCCGCGTCCGCGCCGAAGGCGAAGTCGGGATCCTCCGGGAGCCGGGCGGGCAACCGGCCCGCGCGGACCGCGCGGCGCAGCTCGGGGGCGGCCTGGGCGGCGGTGCGGTCGGTGTCCCGGTAGGCGACCCGGTCGGCGAATCCCTCGGAGAGCCAGACCGGGGTCGACGGGGTGGTGGCGGCGCGGGTGGCGACATGGACGGTCTCGTGGGTGAGGACGAGCTGCCGGCCGAACTCGCCGAGAACCCCGTACGCCTCCGGGTTCACGATCACCCGGTCCGCGGGGGCGTCCGCGCCGGCCCGCGTCTCCCCCGTGGTGACGGCGGCGATGCCCCGGTAGGAGGTCCCCGGCGCCCCGAGGAGCTCGCCCATCCCCGCCAGCGACCCGGGGACGAGGACCACCACGTCACGGGCCCACTCGACGGGCCACGCGGCGGAGACGACGGGAACGGCCCGGTCCGCCGCCGCGGCGATCTCCCGCAGCCGCTCGGGCTTCTGTCCGACGCCGAGGACGAGCGAGCGGGCGCCCCGGACGGTCGCCACGTCGCCCTGCTCCCAGAGCTGCCGGGGCGCCCCCGGCGCCGGGCGGTCACCGGTCACGTACCAGCGCCCGTCCCGCTCCGTCAGATCGAGGACCCGGGCGCCGGTGACGGGCCGGCGGTCGTGGCCCGCCAGCCGGTGGCCGAGGTCGGCGCGGACGGTGACGCGGTCGGCGGCCGTGCGGTCGACCCCGTTGAGCC
This sequence is a window from Streptomyces sp. NBC_00691. Protein-coding genes within it:
- a CDS encoding DUF2079 domain-containing protein; translated protein: MVSGGFFLLYLLLSTRRHAANLTTGYDLGIFTQIVRSYSEFSAPYSNLKGPAYNTLGDHFHPILALLAPVYKVFPSSYTLLVCQAALVAFSIIPLMKWAHKARGQKFAYWVGISYGASWGIAALIYFDFHEVSFAVPLLSLSLCAAGRKNWRAAALWALPLVLVKEDLGLTVAAIGAYVAWKGPRVTGLAVAAFGAGATALQMLVVLPHFNPLGQFAYLPPETAEEVGMLAQAAGALWPPVKWLTLFMIVAPTGFLALRSPILLVALPTLAWRFTGSNPFYWGMEFHYSAVLMPIAFAAAVHAVANGVTPRRVVPACVIGAVATSVTLFTHPLHEVVLPRTWSDSAYVRTSDALLGKIPDGATVAASNRLAAQLADRAAVSEVCLFPRSFPPKERPEWMIYDAADTSDPECATGKALEAADPEVPGYRVVETRDGITLLRRADDARSSR